The DNA segment CAAGCGCAAGCCCATCCGCATTGCATTCAATCCGCAGACGGAGGCTTTTGAGGTGCTGAATCCTGCCATTGAAAAAGACTGCAAATGGATTCCTGACATCTCTAAGGTGTTTGAGCCGACATTTGAGGAGTTCCAGTTTATCATCCAGTATTGTAAGGATAACGATCTGCCGGGTCAGGAGAGCGCAATCTCCAAGATTATCGGAAAGCTGAAAAAGGTGATGGACATCAATCTTGGCGTTACGGATTTGAATCAGGGCCTCTCTATTGACGAGGTTACCGATATTTTTATCCGCATCAATTCGCAGGGTGTTGTCCTATCGCAGGCGGACTTTGCCATGTCCAAAATCTCTGCCGATGACAAATATGGCGGTAACGAGATAAGGAAGATGATAGATTACTTCTGCCATTTCATGCAGCGACCTGCTGATTATGAGATGATTGCAGAGAACGATACCGATTTCTCTAAGACAGAAGCCATGCAGAAAATTAAGTGGATTGTGAAGGAAACAGAGGATATCTATGTGCCTTCCTACACGGATGTGCTGCGTGTATCGTTCACCCATAAGTTCAAGCGTGGTAAGATTTCTGATTTGGTGAGCTTGCTGTCTGGTCGTGATTTTGAAACCAGAGAGAACTTGGAAGCTATCGCTGAGAGCTCTTTTGCAACATTGCGTCAGGGCGTTGAGGCCTTCGTAAACCAGACGAATTTCCAGCGGTACATTATGATTGTGAAGTCAGCAGGAATTATCGATGCTTCGCTGGTGCGTTCTCAGAACGTACTGAACTTCGGCTACATTTTGTATCTGACATTGAAAGACCAGAAGCTGGATGCTGGGGTTATTGAGAAACTGGTTAGAAAATGGCTTGTGCTCTCTATGCTAACAGGTCGCTATTCTGGCTCCGCTGAATCTGCCATTGACTATGATATCAAGCGTTTCTCTGAGCAAGACCCGGTACAGTTCATCAAGAATACAGAGGCCGGTGAACTTTCCGATGCTTTCTGGAACAGCGTATTGGTTACCAGACTGGATACCTCCGTTGCAAGCAGCCCGTACTTCCTTGTGTTCCTTATGGCGCAGGTTAAGGCTGGCTCCAGAGGCTTTCTGTCCGAGCAGATTGATGTAAAGGCACTTATCGAGCAGCGAGGTGACATTCACCATATCTTCCCGAAAAAGTACCTGCAGAAAAATGGTGTCAATAACCGGAAAGACTATAACCAGATTGCCAACTATGTGTACACACAGTCTGAAATCAATATCAAAATCAAGGACGATGCTCCTTGCGTGTATATGGAATTGATGAAGAAACAGATTGCAGGAGGCGACCTATCTTACGGTGGCATTACTACCGAAGATGACCTGAAGCGCAATCTGGCTGAGAACTGTGTGCCAGAGGAATTTATGGATATGGACATCTGGGGCTTCCCAGAGTTCCTTGAGAAGCGTAGATATTTGATGGCCCAGTTCGTGAAGAAATACTATGAAGCACTGGACTAATCTTAGAATAGGAGGATAACAGCGTGGACGAGCATGGAGATATAATCATTTACCAGACAGAAGATGGTCTGACAAAGATAGATGTGTCTTTTGAAAATGATACTGTATGGCTTTCAAAAAGTCAGATGGCAGAACTGTTTCAAAGAGACAGAAGCGTTATTTCAAAGCATATTAAAAATGTATTTGAAGAAGGAGAACTGTCTCCAGAAAGCAACGTGCAAAATTTGCACATTGCTAATTCTGACAAGCCAGTTGATTTTTACAGCCTCGATGTCATTATCTCCGTTGGCTATCGAGTTAAATCTCAGCGTGGTGTGCAATTCCGTATCTGGGCCACAAACATCCTAAAGGAGTACATCAAAAAAGGCTTTGCGATGGATGATGACCGTTTGAAAGAGCTGGGTGGTGGCGGATACTTTAAGGAATTACTGGAAAGAATCCGTGATATCCGTGCATCGGAGAAAGTATTCTACCGTCAGGTGCTGGAAATCTATGCGACCAGTGTTGACTATGACCCGACAGCAGCAGTTTCCATTCGGTTCTTCAAACGGGTACAAAATAAAATCCATTATGCGATTTCCGGTGAAACTGCAGCAGAGGTTATCTACCATCGTGCGGATGCAGAGAAGGATTTCATGGGTTTGATGACCTTTTCCGGCGACCAGCCAACTTTGCGTGAAGCGAAGGTTGCTAAGAACTATTTAGACGAGAAAGAACTTCGTGCTATGGGCCAACTTGTTTCAGGATATCTTGATTTTGCTGAGAGACAGGCAGAGCGTGAAATTCCAATGACTATGGAAGATTGGGCAAAACACCTTGATGGAATCCTGACTTCCACAGGAGAAAATCTTTTAATTGGAAACGGCTCCATTAGTCATAACCAGGCAATGGATAAAGCACAGGCAGAATACAAGAAATACAAGGCAAAAACGCTCAGCAGCGTGGAGCAGGATTATCTTGATAGCATCAAGTTACTGGAGCAAAAAGGAAAAAAGCATTGATTGGAGGACATTATTATGTTCGTTGAAAAATGGGAAAAGGAAAACAGAAATTTCAGGAAACAGGATGTTAGAGAAACAAGCTATTCTACAACTGAAATTTATCCGGCAAGCAAATTGACACAAAAACTAACGTAGAAACTGACACAGAAACTGACACAGAAACTGGCGAAGAAAAAAGTGCGAGGGATAGAATATTAACAGAAATCAAGTGCAATCCTGTTATCACACAAAAACAGTTAGCTGAAAAAGTGGGGTTGTCATATAGCGGCATTCGATATACCATGAGACAATTGCAGGATGAGGGGATTTTGAAAAGGACTGGCTCAACTAAGAAAGGTCGGTGGATAATTGACGAGCTATAAAGAAATCCTTTATAACTGCACTCGAACTATCCGGAAATCCCGGATAGTTCATGTTGAGACGTCAAAAATCAAAGTTGAGACGGTTGCAAAAAAAGCCCTATTCCCCTGCCGTATATAATATAAGTAGGAATGTGGTTTTGGATAAGTTCCCGCAAACGAAAAATCGCATTGATATGTTTCCGAAAACAGGCAGCGACTACTACGATAAACCGACATCATAATCGAGGTATCGTGCCATGTGGAGACTACTGTGTTGATACAAAAGAAAAACTCGTAGAAATCCTTTATTTTAGGCACTTTGCGAAGCATTTCGTGTTCTCACCAGAGGGCAAAAATAGTCGCAATAAACACCTAAAAAACTATTTTGATGTTTCGGTGGTTGTTGATATGGGGGGGAACACAAACGAAAAATAGGGATTTTTCAAAGGTCACATATCTATGTAGTGTCCATATTACAGTAAAAATGCAGACAACAGATGTTTGGAAATTGATTGAGATAGGCGTATCATTAGAAATAGTGGTACGCTTATTTTTTCGCTCAAATTGCACATTTGAGCCGCTTTCCGTTTCTACATATAATGGAATTGAAGAAATGGAGGTGCTGATGATGAGAGAAAAAACATATCACGCATATTTGGATAACCACGAGCGACAGATAGTTTTACATAGCATTGTGGAGCTGAAAAATAAGCTCATACAGCAGGGCAGATATACGGACTGCGTTGACGAGCTGATATTCAAGGTCATAAATGCACCTGTTAAGAAACTGAAAGTAAGACTGACAGGAGGGTGCGATGTATGATGAAAGATTTACCGAGCTTGTAAAGGTGGCGGTGGAAAAACTGAAAGATGATACCGTTTTTCAGATGATACAGCTTAGTCCAGAGTATCAAAAGGAAAAAGATGCGAGAGAATGGGCGGAGCAGCAATATAACGAGCTTGAACTGATAAAGGAACAGCGAAAGGTCTGTCAAGAGCTTTTGGATTGCAGGGATAGTCAGAACTTAGAATACTCCGATTATTCATATATAGCAGGCTTATATGATGCGTTCCGCATATTAGCAGCTCTATTCCCTGATAAGTGGGATATGGAGCAGATACAGAAAGCCTTATCCCTCAATGAAAACTGAATACAGAAGATTTTACATAGCCAATTGGTGTAATAGCCAGTCGGCTTTTCTTCGTTTTAAGGAACTTTACATAGCCGCCTTGACAAAGCGGCTAAATAAATGCGAAAGGAGGACGCACCTATGTCAAATTGCAAAGTGATTGCTCTGACAAACCAGAAAGGCGGTGTCGGAAAGACAACCACGGCGGTCAATCTGGGTGTGGGTCTGGCAAAGCAGGACAAGAAAGTCCTACTCATTGATGCCGATGCACAGGCAAATCTCACAATGGCTCTGGGCTATAAAAAGCCTGATGATATTCCTATAACCCTCTCCACCGTGATGCAAAGTATCATAGACGATAAATCTTTTGATGTATCAATATGTGACTGCCGATGAGTATTTATCGGGGAATGTGCGGACAAAGCTCTTAATCGCAGAAGCCGCAGCAAAGGACAATCCAGAGCTTGCGGTCAGTGTGGAAGCCTTAAAGCAGGTCATACCGAAAGACCTGTCTGCGGCTGAAATCTCCGTCCGTCTGGGTACAACATGGATACCGCAGGAGGATATTCAGCGGTTTGTGGTGGAGCTATTAACCCCGTCAAGCTATGCAATGGGCAGGCTCAAGGTACGCTACACCCCGATGAACGGCGACTGGTTTATTGAGAATAAGAGTTCCAATTTTGGGAATATCAAGGCGGACAGCACCTACGGTACAAAGAGGGCCGTATTATTGAGGATACCCTAAATCTGCGTGACACCCGTATCTTTGATTATGTGTATGATGAAAACGGCAACAAAAAAGCGGTGTTCAATGCAAAAGAAACCACAGCGGCACAGGCAAAGCAGGAGGTTATCAAGAAGGCGTTTCAGGATTGGATATGGAAAGACCCAGAGCGGCGAAACTGCCTTGTCAGGTACTACAACGATACCTTTAATTCAGTACGCCCCCGTGAGTATGACGGAAGCCATATCACGTTTGGTGGTATCAGCCCAGAGATTACCCTAAGACCCCATCAGGTCAATGCCATTGCCCATATCCTTTATGGGGGGCAATACGCTCCTTGCCCACAAGGTAGGGGCAGGCAAGACCTTTGAAATGGTCGCCGCCGCACAGGAAAGCAAGCGGCTCGGACTTTGCAATAAAGCGATGTTCGTTGTTCCAAATCATCTTGTCGGTCAATGGGCTTCTGAGTATCTGCGTCTATATCCGAGTGCCAATATCCTTGTGACACGAAAGCAGGATTTTGAAACGGGCAACCGCAAAAAGTTCTGTTCCCGTATTGCCACAGGTGATTACGATGCGGTCATTATCGGACATTCGCAGTTTGAAAAAATCCCAATGAGCATTGAACGGCAACGGGAACAGCTTGAACAGCAGCTTGATGACATTGAGCGTGGTATTGACGATGTGCAGGCAAGCAAAGGAGAACAGTTCACGGTTAAGCAGCTTATGAAAACCCGAAAAGGGATTAAGATGAAGCTCGACAAGCTCAACGATACCAAGCGAAAGGATACGGTTATTGACTTTGAACAGCTCGGCGTTGACAGGCTTTTTATTGACGAGAGCCATTTTCACAAAAATATGTATTTGTATACAAAAATGAGAAATGTGGGCGGCATTGCCCAGACCGAAGCTTAAAAAAGTTCTGACCTCTTTATGAAGTGCCGCTATCTGGACGAACTCACAGGCAACCGTGGCACGATATTCGCCACAGGTACGCCGATTTCAAACTCAATGGTCGAGATGTACTCCATCCAGAGGTACTTGCAGTATGACACCCTGATGCAGAACGGCTTGCAGCATTTTGACAGTTGGGCTTCTACTTTTGGAGAAACGGTCACGGCTTTGGAGCTTGCCCCAGAGGGTACGAATTACCGAGCTAAGACCCGCTTTGCCAAGTTTTTTAATCTGCCAGAGCTGATGTTAATGTTCCGTGAGGTGGCGGATATACAGACCGCCGATATGCTAAAGCTCCCTGTGCCAAAGGTCAATTACCACAACGTAAAGACTAAGCCGAGCGAGATACAGACGGAAATGGTGGCTTCCCTTGCAAAGCGGGCGGAGAAAGTCAGGGCAAGGCTTGTAGAGCCGAATATCGACAATATGCTGAAAATCACGAATGATGGGTGTAAATTGGCTCTCGACCAGAGGATGATTGACCCGATGCTGCTTGATGACCCAAGCAGTAAGGTCAACGCCTGTATCGACCATGTGTACCGTATCTGACAGGAACACACTGACACAAAGGCAACGCAGCTTATATTCTGCGACCTTAGTACCCCAAAGAATGACGGCTCATTTAATGTCTATGATGATATTCGTGAGAAGCTCATCGCCCGTGGTGTTCCTGCCGAACAGGTGCGGTTTATCCACGAAGCCACCATTGATGCACAGAAAAAGGAGCTTTTTGCAAAGGTCAGAAGCGGCGAAGTCCGTGTCCTGTTAGGCTCTACTCCAAAGATGGGGGCAGGCACAAATGTCCAAGACAGGCTTATCGCTATTCATAATTTAGATTGTCCGTGGCGACCCTCTGATGTAGGACGGATTTTGCGGACATTCAAAATAAAAAAGAATGTGGAGGTAACAGACAATGGCAAAATCATTATTTGAGGAACTGGGCGGCAAATACGAAAGGCAAGGGGATTATTTGATACCGTGCTTAACTGTACCCGCCGAAGAAGAACAGGCAATAGGCATCTGGGGGCAACGGCATTTAGATTATCTAAAACAGTACCGTAAAGTTACATACACCAATCTTCTTACAAGCGGCAGGCTAAACGCCTACCTTGCCGACATCAACAGACAGGCACAGGAACGCTTTGAAAGGCTCATAGAGGGTATGAAACAGGCACAGGGCATAACGGAACAGCTAAAGGCAGAAAACGCCTTAGAATGGACAGGATGCCTCAATAACATAAGGGCTTGTGCGAGGGAGATTGTGGAAAAGGAAATTATTTTTGCATAAACAGATGATTAGTGGCAGGGGGAAATCCTGCCGCTTTTTCTGCTTTAGTTTGTCAGCTTGACAAATAAAGGGTTAAGGAATATAATTAGATTCAGTATTATACAAGGAGTTAATAAATATGCGGCAAGGTATTCTTAAATAAACTGTCAATTTGATAGTGGGAACAAAAAGTAGCAGTCTCGTTTCACTTTTAATATGGGGCTTAGTTTTTTGTACCCAGTTTAAGAATACTTTTATCATGTAATTTTATATGCCCGAAAACATATAAGTGTTTTGGGGCTATTGGAGTTATTTACCCAGTGATAGGAGTATTTATCACTGGGTATTTTTATGCCCTTTTTTGGGTGTTGATAGGAGGAAAATCACATGAAAATAATTAACTTAGGCATTCTGGCTCACGTTGACGCAGGAAAGACAACATTAACGGAAAGTTTATTGTATACCAGTGGTGCAATTGCAGAACTAGGGAGCGTAGATGAAGGCACAACAAGGACAGATACAATGAATTTGGAGCGTCAAAGGGGAATCACTATCCAGACAGCAGTGACATCTTTTCAGTGGGAGGATGTAAAAGTCAACATTATAGATACGCCAGGCCATATGGATTTTTTGGCGGAAGTATACCGTTCTTTATCCGTATTAGACGGAGCAGTATTATTAGTTTCTGCAAAGGATGGCATACAGGCACAGACCCGTATACTGTTTCATGCACTACAGACAATGAAGATTCCGACAATTTTTTTCATCAATAAAATTGACCAAGAGGGGATTGATTTGCCAATGGTATATCGAGAAATGAAAGCAAAGCTTTCTTCGGAAATTATAGTGAAGCAAAAGGTTGGGCAGCATCCCCATATAAATGTAACGGACAATGACGATATGGAACAGTGGGATGCGGTAATTATGGGAAACGATGAACTATTAGAGAAATATATGTCAGGGAAACCGTTTAAAATGTCAGAACTGGAACAGGAAGAAAACAGGAGATTCCAAAACGGAACGTTATTTCCCGTTTATCACGGAAGCGCTAAAAACAATCTGGGGATTCGGCAGCTTATAGAAGTGATTGCCAGTAAATTTTATTCATCAACGCCTGAAGGTCAATCTGAACTATGCGGGCAGGTTTTTAAGATTGAATATTCAGAGAAAAGGCGGCGTTTTGTTTATGTGCGTATATATAGCGGAACATTGCATTTGAGGGATGTTATTAGAATATCTGAAAAAGAGAAAATAAAAATCACAGAGATGTGTGTTCCGACAAACGGTGAATTATATTCATCCGATACAGCCTGCTCTGGTGATATTGTAATTTTACCAAATGATGTTTTGCAGCTAAACAGTATTTTGGGGAACGGAATACTGTTGCCGCAGAGAAAATTTATTGAAAATCCTCTCCCTATGCTCCAAACAACGATTGCAGTAAAGAAATCTGAACAGCGGGAAATATTGCTTGGGGCACTTACAGAAATTTCAGATGGCGACCCTCTTTTAAAATATTATGTGGATACTACAACGCATGAGATTATACTTTCTTTTTTGGGGAAAGTGCAGATGGAAGTCATTTGTGCCATCCTTGAGGAAAAATATCATGTGGAGGCAGAAATAAAAGAGCCTACTGTTATATATATGGAAAGACCGCTTAGAAAAGCAGAATATACCATCCACATAGAAGTCCCGCCAAATCCTTTCTGGGCTTCTGTCGGGTTGTCCATAGAGCCGCTCCCTATTGGAAGCGGAGTGCAGTATGAAAGCAGAGTTTCACTTGGATATTTAAATCAATCGTTCCAAAATGCGGTTATGGAGGGGGTTCTTTATGGCTGCGAGCAGGGGCTGTATGGATGGAAAGTGACAGACTGTAAAATCTGTTTTGAATATGGATTGTATTATAGTCCTGTAAGTACCCCCGCAGACTTTCGGCTGCTTTCCCCTATCGTATTGGAGCAGGCTTTAAAAAAAGCAGGGACAGAACTATTAGAGCCATATCTCCACTTTGAAATTTATGCACCGCAGGAATATCTCTCACGGGCGTATCATGATGCTCCAAGGTATTGTGCAGATATTGTAAGTACTCAGATAAAGAATGACGAGGTCATTCTGAAAGGAGAAATCCCTGCTAGATGTATTCAAGAATACAGGAACGATTTAACTTATTTCACAAATGGGCAGGGAGTCTGCTTGACAGAGTTAAAAGGATACCAGCCAGCTATTGGTAAATTTATTTGCCAACCCCGCCGCCCGAATAGCCGTATAGATAAGGTTCGGCATATGTTCCACAAGTTAGCTTAACAGCTTGCAAAAGTCATATAAAATGAGATTTGAAAGGATTAGAGACTAATTATGATGAAATGCGAATGGATATTGTGTCCTGTTTGTGGGAACAAAACCCGTAATAAAATTAGGAAGGACACTGTTTTGGAGAATTATCCCCTTTATTGTCCAAAATGCAGACAAGAAAGATTGATTAAAGTTGACAACTTGAAGATAACTGTCATCAAAGAGCCAGACGCTTAAGACGCAGAGCCGATGAAATTGTGGAACAATTCACGAATCATCGGCTCTTTTTGTTTCGTATTTGAAAGAACAAACTCACCAAATAAAAAAAACGATATTCGGGTGGGTTATTTTGTTATACCCTAAATTACCCTCTGAATTTGTTTTTAAATTTGGAGGGATTTTTTTATGTCCTTTTTTCGGGCAGTTATCTATCTGCTCATACGAAGCAAAATTTATCAATACATAGCATATCAGAGAACGGCAGGAAACCAGTTAAAAAAATTTCTGCCTATGCAACGGCACTTCCTGCCTTGAATGTAGAAGTACAATCTCCATACAACAGAATTAATATTTCCCATAACCGTAAAGGTCATAGAGCCTTTGCGGTTTTTCTTTTGTCGATTTTTGTTGGAAAGTGCCATAGGGCTATTAGTGGTGTTAGGTGTCGTTCGCCACCTCTCCATCTGGATTTTGAACATTTCAAAAATTCAGATGGGAGGTACTTACAGTGAAATACGCACCGAGAAAGGTATATATCAAGGAAAGCGGCAGATATGTGGAACTGTCCTATACGGATTTCTGCCGCCGCAGGGAATCCGACCAGACCTATATGGACAAGCTGTTTATCCCCATTCAAGGCTGTCTGCTTGAAGTCGTGAGGGAGCAATACACGGACTTCTACCGAGATAAGGAACGGTGGCGTTATCTGAAAAAATTAGATACGAAGAACAGCCTGCTTTCTCTGGATGGATTTACGGACAGCGAGGGGAAGCCTTTAGACTTTATCGCTGATGAAGCGGCAGACATTGCGGAAACCGTTGTCAATGCGGTTATGGTGGACAGGCTGAAAGCCGCCCTGCCTTTGCTGTCGGATAGTGAACAGGAATTGATACAGGCAATCTTTTTTGACGGACTTTCTGAGCGTGAAGTCGGGGCGAGGTTCGGCATAACCCAGAGCGTTGTGAACAAACGCAAAGCCAGAATCCTAAGAAAACTAAGAAAGATAATAGAAAATTAAAATTTAAGGCGTTCAGCCCCCTTGTTTTTTCCTTTGGGAAAATGAGGGGGTTTTTCTCTGCCCTCTCAATCAATTCTGATTGGAGGAAAAGAAGCATGGCATATAACCACGGACGGGAGGACAGGAAATGGCGTATCTGGAAAGAAGCGGAGGAAAAGCTGCTGCGTGAGTGCGGCGTTGATGAAGCGACCATTGAGCAGATACGCATTGCGGACAGGGCAGACTTCAATTCCAACAGGCGGTTTTACCGATGGACGAATGACATTGCGGAATACCTTGAGGACATGGCAGACAGGGAGCGGCAGACGGAAGTGGGTACGGTTGCGGAGTTACTGGACGAGATTGAGAGCGAAAATCTCTATCAAGTATTAGTCGCGGTGGACGGGCGTACCTTGAAAATCGTCCTGCTGAAAATGCAGGGGTATTCCACAAAGGAGATTGCCCCGCTCGTGCATTTGACGACTGGTGCCATCTATGCGAGGTTAGACCATCTGCGGAAGAAGCTACGAAAATTTTATAGCGTCTAAAACAGCCTGCCGTCCTGCGGGCTACTGGGTGAGGGATGGAAATCCCCTCACTTATTTTTTGCAGGAGGCAAGCGGGATGGCATACAGAGTTAAGGCGTACACGCTTCGGGAGGAATCCACGGAAAGCGGCACAAGGTATTTTATCAGCTTTAAGGACGGGCAGGGCAAATCCCACGAGTTGGAAGTGTCGGAACAGTTCTTTATGGAGTTTCGGCAGATGGAACGCAGGAACAGGAATCTCCTCCAATGGGACGAGCGGCACAGGGAGTTTTCGGAAGTATGGGACGAAACGCTGAACAGGCGGGCGTTGAAGCTGCCTAAGAGCATAGAGGAACAAATGATTGAGGCAGAACGGGCAGAACTGCTCTGTAAGGCGGTTGACGGACTGCCAGAGATACAAAGGCGGCGTTTCCTGCTCTACTACGAGTATGAGTTCAATTTTTACCAAATCGCCGCTATGGAGCATTGCACCGCTTCGGCAATACAGAAATCTGTTGCGATTGCAAAGGAGAAAGTAAAGGCGGAAATGAGGAAGTATCTCCAACCGTGACCGACACCGCCCGAAAAAGAAATCTGTTTTTTATTTGTGTGGGATTGGCGGCATTACATACTCTCACTTTTTCTTCGTGGGAGTAAATCTATTTTTAAGGAGGTCAACGCCTATGTGCAACGAAAACAAAAACACCGCCCGAAAGGAGGAAAGCCATGCAGAAGTTACAGACAGTCAACGCCGAAACGCTCCTTTATGAACCGCTTGAGAAGCCGTCCTTTGTGGTGGACAGCCTTATCCCCACAGGCTTGTCGCTGTTCTGCGGCTCACAGAAGATAGGAAAGAGCTGGCTCATGCTGAAGCTATGTTTATGCGTGTCGCAGGGACTTCCCTTGTGGGATATGCCGACAATGGAGGGCGACGTGCTTTACCTCTGCCTTGAGGACACGTTCTGCCGTATACAGGACAGGCTGTTCCGATTGACGAACGAAGCGAGCAGGCGGCTTCACTTTGCCGTGGCAAGCTGCAAGCTGTCAGACGGTCTTATCGTGCAGCTTGAAGATTATCTGAAAGATTACCCAAACAGCAGGCTTATTGTCATTGACACTTTGCAGAAAGTCCGTACAGCTTCAAAAGACAATGCCTACGCAAGCGACTATGGGGACATCTCACTAATCAAAGACTTTGCCGACAGGCATTCATTGGCGGTCATTGTCGTACACCACATCCGAAAGCAGAATGACAGCGATGTGTTCAACAAGGTGTCTGG comes from the Erysipelotrichaceae bacterium 66202529 genome and includes:
- a CDS encoding DUF262 domain-containing protein; this translates as MSQFDVYSTSVQNIISWIKSGEIAIPEIQRPFVWDSTKVRDLLDSLYKGFPIGYIIVWKNPDVRLKDGTISIGKKILIDGQQRVTALQAAIEGMLVTDANYKRKPIRIAFNPQTEAFEVLNPAIEKDCKWIPDISKVFEPTFEEFQFIIQYCKDNDLPGQESAISKIIGKLKKVMDINLGVTDLNQGLSIDEVTDIFIRINSQGVVLSQADFAMSKISADDKYGGNEIRKMIDYFCHFMQRPADYEMIAENDTDFSKTEAMQKIKWIVKETEDIYVPSYTDVLRVSFTHKFKRGKISDLVSLLSGRDFETRENLEAIAESSFATLRQGVEAFVNQTNFQRYIMIVKSAGIIDASLVRSQNVLNFGYILYLTLKDQKLDAGVIEKLVRKWLVLSMLTGRYSGSAESAIDYDIKRFSEQDPVQFIKNTEAGELSDAFWNSVLVTRLDTSVASSPYFLVFLMAQVKAGSRGFLSEQIDVKALIEQRGDIHHIFPKKYLQKNGVNNRKDYNQIANYVYTQSEINIKIKDDAPCVYMELMKKQIAGGDLSYGGITTEDDLKRNLAENCVPEEFMDMDIWGFPEFLEKRRYLMAQFVKKYYEALD
- a CDS encoding cell filamentation protein Fic, with protein sequence MDEHGDIIIYQTEDGLTKIDVSFENDTVWLSKSQMAELFQRDRSVISKHIKNVFEEGELSPESNVQNLHIANSDKPVDFYSLDVIISVGYRVKSQRGVQFRIWATNILKEYIKKGFAMDDDRLKELGGGGYFKELLERIRDIRASEKVFYRQVLEIYATSVDYDPTAAVSIRFFKRVQNKIHYAISGETAAEVIYHRADAEKDFMGLMTFSGDQPTLREAKVAKNYLDEKELRAMGQLVSGYLDFAERQAEREIPMTMEDWAKHLDGILTSTGENLLIGNGSISHNQAMDKAQAEYKKYKAKTLSSVEQDYLDSIKLLEQKGKKH
- a CDS encoding winged helix-turn-helix transcriptional regulator — protein: MDTKTNVETDTETDTETGEEKSARDRILTEIKCNPVITQKQLAEKVGLSYSGIRYTMRQLQDEGILKRTGSTKKGRWIIDEL
- a CDS encoding TnpV protein produces the protein MAKSLFEELGGKYERQGDYLIPCLTVPAEEEQAIGIWGQRHLDYLKQYRKVTYTNLLTSGRLNAYLADINRQAQERFERLIEGMKQAQGITEQLKAENALEWTGCLNNIRACAREIVEKEIIFA
- the tet(O) gene encoding tetracycline resistance ribosomal protection protein Tet(O), coding for MKIINLGILAHVDAGKTTLTESLLYTSGAIAELGSVDEGTTRTDTMNLERQRGITIQTAVTSFQWEDVKVNIIDTPGHMDFLAEVYRSLSVLDGAVLLVSAKDGIQAQTRILFHALQTMKIPTIFFINKIDQEGIDLPMVYREMKAKLSSEIIVKQKVGQHPHINVTDNDDMEQWDAVIMGNDELLEKYMSGKPFKMSELEQEENRRFQNGTLFPVYHGSAKNNLGIRQLIEVIASKFYSSTPEGQSELCGQVFKIEYSEKRRRFVYVRIYSGTLHLRDVIRISEKEKIKITEMCVPTNGELYSSDTACSGDIVILPNDVLQLNSILGNGILLPQRKFIENPLPMLQTTIAVKKSEQREILLGALTEISDGDPLLKYYVDTTTHEIILSFLGKVQMEVICAILEEKYHVEAEIKEPTVIYMERPLRKAEYTIHIEVPPNPFWASVGLSIEPLPIGSGVQYESRVSLGYLNQSFQNAVMEGVLYGCEQGLYGWKVTDCKICFEYGLYYSPVSTPADFRLLSPIVLEQALKKAGTELLEPYLHFEIYAPQEYLSRAYHDAPRYCADIVSTQIKNDEVILKGEIPARCIQEYRNDLTYFTNGQGVCLTELKGYQPAIGKFICQPRRPNSRIDKVRHMFHKLA
- a CDS encoding conjugal transfer protein → MMKCEWILCPVCGNKTRNKIRKDTVLENYPLYCPKCRQERLIKVDNLKITVIKEPDA
- a CDS encoding sigma-70 family RNA polymerase sigma factor, with the protein product MKYAPRKVYIKESGRYVELSYTDFCRRRESDQTYMDKLFIPIQGCLLEVVREQYTDFYRDKERWRYLKKLDTKNSLLSLDGFTDSEGKPLDFIADEAADIAETVVNAVMVDRLKAALPLLSDSEQELIQAIFFDGLSEREVGARFGITQSVVNKRKARILRKLRKIIEN
- a CDS encoding sigma-70 family RNA polymerase sigma factor gives rise to the protein MAYNHGREDRKWRIWKEAEEKLLRECGVDEATIEQIRIADRADFNSNRRFYRWTNDIAEYLEDMADRERQTEVGTVAELLDEIESENLYQVLVAVDGRTLKIVLLKMQGYSTKEIAPLVHLTTGAIYARLDHLRKKLRKFYSV
- a CDS encoding sigma-70 family RNA polymerase sigma factor; translation: MAYRVKAYTLREESTESGTRYFISFKDGQGKSHELEVSEQFFMEFRQMERRNRNLLQWDERHREFSEVWDETLNRRALKLPKSIEEQMIEAERAELLCKAVDGLPEIQRRRFLLYYEYEFNFYQIAAMEHCTASAIQKSVAIAKEKVKAEMRKYLQP
- a CDS encoding AAA family ATPase, whose amino-acid sequence is MQKLQTVNAETLLYEPLEKPSFVVDSLIPTGLSLFCGSQKIGKSWLMLKLCLCVSQGLPLWDMPTMEGDVLYLCLEDTFCRIQDRLFRLTNEASRRLHFAVASCKLSDGLIVQLEDYLKDYPNSRLIVIDTLQKVRTASKDNAYASDYGDISLIKDFADRHSLAVIVVHHIRKQNDSDVFNKVSGTTGLTGSADATFVLEKEKRASDTAKLYVTGRDTPYQEYTLRFRDCSWELVERKTQEQLAKETIPDVLFRLVDFMRDKEEWAGTATELLAAMRETETIPTVITKWLNEYRTTFLNENHIVYQYSRKKHGRQISLAKRAGDSGDGGDSDIGIPPVTVIDA